The following coding sequences lie in one Myxococcales bacterium genomic window:
- the upp gene encoding uracil phosphoribosyltransferase — protein sequence MERNNSLHLISHPLITHKLSLMRDRNTSTRSFRELLKEISMLLAYEVTREMPLIARQIETPLQATNALFLEGKKIVLIPILRAGIGLLDGMLEVIPSARVGHIGLYRDPQSLEAVEYYFKVPKGLSDRDVVVLDPMLATGHSAVAAVRRIRLEQPKSIRYVCLVAAPEGIRHFHAHHPDVSIFTPAVDEKLDDHGYILPGLGDAGDRLFGT from the coding sequence ATGGAGCGCAATAACTCACTACACCTCATCTCACACCCGTTGATTACACATAAGCTCTCGTTAATGCGCGACAGAAATACCAGCACGCGCTCGTTTCGGGAGCTTCTTAAAGAAATCAGCATGCTACTTGCCTACGAGGTAACGCGTGAAATGCCGTTGATTGCGCGCCAGATTGAAACGCCGCTGCAGGCAACCAATGCCTTGTTCTTGGAAGGTAAAAAGATTGTCTTGATCCCGATCCTGCGGGCAGGCATTGGCTTGCTCGACGGCATGCTAGAGGTCATTCCCTCGGCTCGCGTCGGACATATCGGACTCTACCGTGACCCCCAATCGCTTGAAGCCGTGGAATACTACTTTAAAGTGCCCAAAGGGTTGTCAGACCGCGACGTTGTGGTCCTTGATCCCATGCTGGCAACGGGCCATTCCGCGGTGGCTGCGGTACGCCGGATTCGCTTAGAGCAACCGAAATCCATCAGATATGTGTGTTTGGTCGCTGCCCCTGAGGGCATCAGGCATTTCCATGCCCATCATCCCGACGTGTCTATTTTCACGCCCGCTGTTGACGAAAAACTCGATGACCACGGCTACATACTCCCCGGCCTGGGCGATGCAGGGGATCGCTTGTTTGGCACCTAG
- the rpoC gene encoding DNA-directed RNA polymerase subunit beta' — protein MKDIFSFFEKPKDPTSFSAIRISLASPEKIREWSHGEVKKPETINYRTFKPERDGLFCAKIFGPVKDFECNCGKYKRMKHRGIVCEKCGVEVIPSKVRRTRLGHVTLATPVAHIWFLKSLPSRIGAVLDITLKELERVLYCESYIVLSGGETPLKRREILSEERYQELLNEYGPGSFEAGMGGEAILELLKNVDVHTESEVLRAEMRQTTSDAKRKKISKRLKVIEAFRDSGNRPEWMMLTVIPVLPPDLRPLVPLDGGRFATSDLNDLYRRVINRNNRLKRLIELNAPEIIIRNERRMLQEAVDALFDNGRRGKTITGPNKRPLKSLSDMLKGKQGRFRQNLLGKRVDYSGRSVIVVGPNLRLHQCGLPKRMALELFKPFIYSKLEERGYVTTIKSAKKLVEKEKAEVWDILEEVITEHPVLLNRAPTLHRLGIQAFEPVLIEGKAIQLHPLVCAAFNADFDGDQMAVHVPLSIEAQMEARVLMMSTNNILSPASGRPIINPTQDIVLGLYYMTREKPYARGCYREDSKDTQRLRGVYASAEEVGMAYDAGEVDLHARIKARIRGKMRDTTVGRVLVGDVLPQEVDFELVNKVLDKKALSTLIDQCYRQSRNKATVLLADRLRTLGFSMSTKAGISICMEDMVIPESKATLLDRAQKDVETVIEQYQEGLITDGERYNKTVDIWADAADQVARDLLDGIGREKVTDPETGQAKEMPSFNPIFMMADSGARGSNQQIRQLAGMRGLMAKPSGEIIETPITANFREGLTVLQYFISTHGARKGLADTALKTANSGYLTRRLVDVAQDATINEYDCRTIDGIWVQKLEEGGEVVQPLGDRILGRVALEDIVDPVTGDIIVKANGEIDEDLVSRIEDAGIERILIRSVLACQSRRGICALCYGRDLARGYTVNMGETVGVIAAQSIGEPGTQLTMRTFHIGGAAARGKIEQSSLENRSEGVVRLENTTLIDKEDGSVVVMNRHGQLKLVDDSGRERERYRLTYGAILKVREGQRIEKGTLIAEWDPYAIPILTEAAGVVHFEDIIEGVTMEEKLDEVTGLSRRVVIESRDAAARPRVVIRPASASEEEVSANDTVLARYFLPVGANIIPSEGQQVEAGGIIAKIPRETTKTKDITGGLPRVAELFEARKPKDHAIVSDIDGVVSFGKDTKGKRKVVITPELGDPEEYLIAKGKHLTIKEGDQVRAGEPLMDGPASPHDILRVQGEKALAAWLVNEIQQVYRLQGVTINDKHIEAIVRQMLRRVRIRDVGDTNFLIDEQVEKAVFEMENERVIGNGGKPAVAEPLLLGITKASLSTESFISASSFQETTKVLTEASTSGKIDALRGLKENVIMGRLIPAGTGMGAYDDMEIVVEEAVTMDGARTPESVYEPAAIAGSKL, from the coding sequence ATGAAGGATATTTTTAGCTTTTTTGAGAAGCCCAAAGATCCTACGTCGTTTTCTGCAATTCGGATCTCTCTGGCTTCGCCTGAGAAGATCCGAGAGTGGTCTCATGGGGAGGTCAAAAAGCCCGAGACCATCAACTACCGTACGTTCAAACCAGAGAGGGATGGGCTTTTCTGCGCCAAGATCTTTGGGCCCGTCAAAGATTTCGAATGCAATTGCGGCAAGTACAAGCGCATGAAGCATCGCGGTATTGTGTGTGAAAAATGTGGCGTTGAGGTCATCCCTAGCAAGGTTCGCAGAACACGCCTTGGGCATGTGACTTTGGCAACGCCGGTAGCCCATATTTGGTTTCTAAAAAGCCTGCCGTCGCGCATAGGGGCGGTGTTGGACATCACGCTTAAGGAACTTGAGCGGGTGTTGTATTGCGAGTCGTATATCGTACTGAGCGGCGGGGAAACACCGCTAAAACGCCGCGAAATCCTTTCGGAAGAACGGTATCAGGAGCTGCTTAATGAATATGGTCCCGGATCGTTTGAAGCCGGCATGGGCGGCGAAGCGATTCTTGAGTTGCTGAAGAACGTAGACGTCCATACGGAATCCGAGGTCCTGCGTGCCGAGATGCGGCAAACAACTAGCGATGCCAAACGCAAGAAAATCTCCAAGCGACTAAAGGTCATCGAGGCGTTCCGTGATTCAGGAAATCGTCCCGAATGGATGATGCTCACCGTGATTCCCGTATTGCCTCCTGATCTTCGGCCGTTGGTTCCCTTAGATGGGGGCCGTTTCGCCACCTCTGATCTCAACGACTTGTACCGGAGAGTGATCAATCGCAATAACCGCCTGAAGCGGCTCATCGAACTCAACGCGCCTGAGATTATTATCCGCAACGAGCGTCGCATGTTGCAAGAAGCTGTAGATGCGCTCTTTGACAACGGACGCAGAGGCAAGACCATCACTGGGCCGAATAAGCGTCCGCTGAAATCCCTGAGCGACATGCTCAAAGGAAAGCAAGGCCGCTTCCGGCAAAATTTGCTCGGTAAACGTGTCGATTACTCGGGTCGTTCCGTGATCGTGGTAGGGCCCAATCTCCGGCTGCATCAATGCGGACTGCCGAAGCGAATGGCCTTGGAGCTTTTTAAGCCCTTTATTTACAGTAAATTAGAAGAGCGTGGGTACGTCACCACCATTAAGAGTGCGAAGAAATTGGTAGAAAAAGAAAAAGCGGAGGTGTGGGACATCCTAGAGGAAGTCATCACAGAGCATCCGGTCCTTCTCAATCGTGCGCCGACTTTGCACCGCTTGGGCATCCAAGCGTTTGAACCCGTGCTCATCGAAGGAAAAGCGATTCAGCTGCATCCGTTGGTGTGCGCAGCGTTTAACGCTGATTTCGACGGCGATCAGATGGCGGTCCATGTGCCGCTGTCCATCGAAGCACAGATGGAAGCCCGTGTGCTCATGATGAGCACGAATAACATCTTGTCGCCAGCAAGCGGCAGGCCGATCATCAATCCGACACAGGACATCGTGCTTGGTCTGTACTACATGACACGCGAGAAGCCTTATGCCCGCGGTTGCTATCGGGAAGACAGCAAGGACACGCAGCGCTTACGAGGCGTCTATGCCTCCGCCGAAGAAGTGGGCATGGCTTACGATGCGGGAGAAGTCGACCTTCATGCCCGCATCAAGGCTAGGATTCGCGGAAAGATGCGCGACACGACCGTTGGCAGGGTGTTGGTTGGTGACGTGCTTCCTCAAGAGGTCGATTTTGAGTTGGTGAACAAAGTGCTCGATAAAAAGGCGCTAAGCACATTGATCGACCAGTGCTATCGGCAGAGCCGCAACAAGGCTACGGTCCTTCTGGCCGATCGGTTGCGGACCCTTGGCTTTAGCATGTCAACCAAAGCCGGCATTTCCATTTGCATGGAAGACATGGTGATTCCCGAGAGCAAAGCGACTCTGCTCGATCGGGCACAAAAGGATGTTGAGACCGTCATTGAGCAATACCAAGAAGGTTTGATCACCGACGGCGAGCGCTACAACAAGACCGTTGATATTTGGGCGGACGCTGCAGATCAGGTGGCCCGAGATCTCTTGGATGGCATCGGGCGTGAAAAAGTAACGGACCCCGAGACGGGACAGGCCAAGGAAATGCCCTCGTTTAACCCAATTTTTATGATGGCAGACTCTGGCGCACGTGGTTCTAATCAGCAGATTCGTCAGTTGGCCGGCATGCGGGGCCTGATGGCTAAGCCCTCTGGTGAGATCATCGAAACTCCGATCACCGCCAATTTCAGAGAAGGATTGACGGTGCTTCAGTATTTCATTTCCACACATGGTGCCCGAAAAGGCTTGGCGGATACGGCATTGAAGACCGCCAATTCTGGATACCTCACGCGCCGCTTGGTTGATGTCGCTCAAGATGCCACCATCAACGAATACGACTGCCGCACTATTGATGGCATTTGGGTTCAGAAACTAGAAGAAGGCGGAGAAGTGGTGCAACCACTGGGCGATCGCATTCTAGGGCGCGTAGCGCTCGAAGACATTGTCGACCCCGTCACTGGCGATATTATTGTCAAAGCTAACGGTGAGATCGACGAAGACCTGGTCAGCCGCATCGAGGATGCTGGTATCGAGCGCATTTTAATTCGCTCGGTTCTGGCGTGTCAGTCACGACGCGGCATCTGTGCTCTTTGTTATGGACGCGATCTTGCCCGCGGGTACACGGTCAATATGGGGGAAACGGTAGGCGTCATTGCCGCTCAGAGTATTGGCGAGCCGGGTACTCAGCTCACGATGCGCACATTCCATATCGGGGGAGCTGCTGCACGCGGCAAGATCGAGCAATCCAGCTTGGAGAACAGATCTGAAGGCGTGGTACGACTTGAAAACACAACGCTTATAGACAAAGAGGATGGCTCGGTCGTGGTGATGAACCGCCATGGTCAACTTAAACTGGTGGATGATTCAGGGCGTGAAAGGGAGCGCTATCGTCTTACGTACGGCGCGATCCTCAAGGTTCGCGAGGGGCAACGCATAGAAAAGGGCACCTTGATTGCGGAGTGGGATCCTTACGCGATTCCAATCCTCACCGAAGCCGCGGGCGTGGTACACTTCGAAGACATCATCGAAGGCGTGACAATGGAAGAAAAGCTCGATGAGGTGACGGGGCTATCGCGACGCGTGGTTATCGAGTCGAGGGATGCCGCAGCGCGGCCCCGTGTTGTCATTCGTCCCGCGAGTGCGAGCGAGGAAGAGGTGTCCGCCAACGATACCGTATTGGCGAGATACTTCTTGCCTGTGGGCGCGAATATCATCCCTTCCGAGGGGCAGCAGGTTGAGGCGGGCGGAATTATTGCAAAGATTCCGCGCGAGACGACCAAGACTAAGGACATCACGGGCGGATTGCCGCGGGTGGCGGAGCTCTTCGAGGCTCGCAAGCCCAAAGATCATGCGATTGTGTCCGATATCGATGGGGTGGTGAGCTTTGGCAAGGACACCAAAGGTAAGCGCAAGGTGGTCATCACGCCAGAGTTGGGTGATCCCGAAGAGTACTTGATTGCGAAGGGCAAGCACTTAACAATCAAAGAGGGTGATCAAGTGCGGGCCGGCGAGCCGCTGATGGATGGTCCTGCGAGTCCACACGACATTCTACGTGTTCAAGGAGAGAAAGCGTTGGCAGCATGGTTGGTCAATGAGATTCAACAGGTCTATCGCTTGCAGGGCGTGACCATCAACGACAAGCACATCGAGGCTATCGTCAGGCAGATGTTGCGCCGGGTTAGGATTCGCGATGTGGGTGATACCAACTTCCTCATCGATGAGCAGGTGGAGAAGGCAGTGTTCGAAATGGAGAACGAGCGCGTCATTGGTAATGGCGGCAAGCCAGCCGTAGCGGAGCCATTGCTCTTGGGCATCACCAAAGCATCGCTATCGACCGAATCGTTCATAAGTGCCTCTTCATTCCAAGAGACTACCAAGGTGCTTACCGAGGCGTCTACTTCTGGAAAGATCGATGCGTTACGTGGACTCAAAGAGAACGTAATCATGGGAAGGCTAATTCCCGCCGGTACGGGTATGGGCGCATACGACGACATGGAAATTGTCGTTGAGGAGGCCGTTACCATGGATGGTGCGCGCACTCCGGAAAGTGTGTATGAGCCTGCGGCAATCGCCGGAAGCAAGTTATAG
- the rpoB gene encoding DNA-directed RNA polymerase subunit beta, translating to MASVIQTNFRIRHSFGKIRQIIDIPNLIAIQKRSYEKFLQLNVPPQEREEVGLQGVFRSVFPIRDFNGTSELVFVSYTLERPKYDVDECRQRGMTYAAPIKVTIQLILYDTAVEGQERPVRDIKEQEVYFGEIPLMTDNGTFIINGTERVIVSQLHRSPGVFFDHDRGKTHSSGKFLYQARVIPYRGSWLDFEFDPKDHIYVRIDRRRKIPATVLLKALGYSVQQLLDYYYDTETIFLETGKKVSKSIEYDLLSGQRSTRDIKVDNEVVVRKNRKFTRSAIRKLKEANLDRLPMDVAELLGKVSAADVIDPETGEVLLGVNEALTEEKFEALRKAKIKSFKVLFIDGLNVGSYLRDTLNMDKVAVQEDAILEIYKRLRPGDPPALETARNLFNNLFFNPERYDLSRVGRLKLNYKFYKEGDEKPAIDLGVLTPLDILHTVKHLIELKNGRGMVDDIDHLGNRRVRAVGELMENQYRIGLVRMERAIRERMSMSQELETLMPHDLINAKPVSAVVKEYFGSSQLSQFMDQTNPLSEVTHKRRLSALGPGGLTRERAGFEVRDVHPTHYGRICPVETPEGPNIGLIASLSTYARVNEYGFVETPYRAVKEGKVSEEVRWFSALEEEGNYIAQANAEVDAKTGKLINNLVSARYNGEFVMVPPEQITLMDVSPNQLVSVAASLIPFLEHDDANRALMGSNMQRQAVPLIETHAPLVGTGLESRVARDSGVCAVARRDGVVDSADASRIVVRVEGEGGEFPDIYRLQKFQRSNQNTCYNQKPIVRPGDKVKVGDVLADGPACDRGELALGQNVVVAFMPWGGYNFEDSILISERLVKDDVYTSVHIEEFECVARDTKLGKEEITRDIPNVGEEALKDLDESGIIRIGAEVGPGDVLVGKVTPKGETQLSPEEKLLRAIFGEKAGDVRDSSLRVPPGVGGIVINARVFSRKGTEKDDRTRTIEELERQKLEKDMADEIKIIRTSAHARLKKLLIGKTTTGKLVDDKGKVLIAKGVKLTEEELNGAPLRHWKHIEIDKGQDRIERILNQLEEQIAAIESIGKEKIEKLSRGDELPPGVIKMVKVYIAIKRKLQVGDKMAGRHGNKGVVSRILPEEDMPYLENGTPVDIVLNPLGVPSRMNVGQILEAHLGWAGYLLGKKIDNMLNESGVTPERAREQMTKLLKRGPARELLESLPDKEVLKLASKFAEGFYFATHVFDGANEAEIRDELAFAGAATNGQSVLFDGRSGEAFDEDVTVGIMYMLKLHHLVDDKIHARSIGPYSLVTQQPLGGKAQFGGQRLGEMEVWAMEAYGAAYALQEFLTVKSDDVQGRTRMYEAIVKGEHSLEAGVPESFNVLVKELQALCLNVELMEQSVAMEKMDKTFVSEEG from the coding sequence ATGGCGTCTGTTATTCAAACGAACTTTAGAATCCGGCACAGTTTTGGGAAAATTCGACAGATTATCGATATTCCCAACCTCATTGCCATCCAGAAACGATCGTACGAGAAGTTTCTGCAACTCAATGTGCCGCCCCAGGAGCGTGAAGAGGTCGGTCTTCAAGGCGTTTTTAGAAGCGTTTTTCCCATTAGGGACTTTAATGGTACGAGCGAACTCGTTTTCGTGAGCTACACGCTCGAGCGCCCCAAGTACGATGTCGATGAGTGTCGACAGCGCGGCATGACCTATGCGGCGCCGATCAAGGTCACCATTCAGCTGATACTTTACGACACTGCAGTTGAAGGGCAGGAGAGGCCCGTCCGCGACATCAAGGAGCAAGAAGTCTATTTCGGCGAAATTCCGCTGATGACAGACAACGGAACCTTTATCATCAATGGGACCGAGCGTGTGATTGTGAGCCAGCTTCACCGTAGCCCAGGTGTCTTTTTCGATCATGATCGCGGCAAGACGCACTCCTCCGGGAAGTTTCTCTATCAGGCTCGCGTGATTCCGTATCGCGGCTCATGGTTGGATTTTGAGTTCGATCCCAAAGATCACATTTACGTGCGTATCGATCGGCGAAGGAAGATCCCCGCGACGGTGCTGCTCAAAGCGCTTGGATATTCGGTTCAACAGTTGTTGGATTACTACTACGACACCGAAACAATTTTTCTCGAGACGGGCAAGAAGGTGTCCAAGTCGATCGAGTATGATTTGTTGTCTGGCCAGCGATCCACACGTGATATCAAGGTGGACAATGAGGTCGTCGTCCGGAAAAATCGTAAGTTTACTCGTTCTGCCATTCGTAAACTCAAAGAGGCCAATCTCGATCGGCTTCCCATGGATGTGGCCGAACTTCTCGGCAAAGTAAGCGCAGCGGACGTTATCGATCCTGAGACCGGCGAAGTGCTTCTGGGAGTCAATGAGGCATTGACAGAAGAAAAGTTTGAGGCTTTGCGGAAGGCAAAGATCAAGTCTTTCAAGGTTTTGTTTATCGACGGTTTGAACGTGGGGAGTTACCTCCGCGACACACTGAACATGGACAAAGTTGCGGTTCAGGAAGACGCCATTCTCGAGATCTATAAGCGCCTACGTCCAGGCGATCCACCGGCTTTGGAAACCGCACGTAACTTGTTTAACAACCTGTTTTTTAATCCAGAGCGTTACGATTTGTCGCGCGTAGGACGGCTCAAGCTCAACTATAAATTTTACAAAGAAGGAGACGAAAAGCCAGCCATCGATCTGGGTGTGCTGACGCCTCTCGATATTCTTCATACCGTAAAGCATCTAATAGAGCTTAAAAACGGCCGCGGCATGGTCGATGACATTGACCATTTGGGTAATCGCCGCGTGCGTGCCGTCGGGGAGCTCATGGAGAATCAATACCGTATTGGTTTGGTGCGCATGGAGCGCGCCATCCGGGAGCGGATGAGTATGTCTCAAGAGCTTGAGACGCTCATGCCGCACGATCTCATTAATGCCAAGCCTGTTAGTGCGGTGGTAAAAGAGTACTTTGGCTCAAGCCAGCTTTCGCAGTTCATGGATCAAACAAACCCTTTGAGCGAGGTGACCCACAAACGGCGCCTCTCAGCCCTGGGTCCAGGTGGTTTGACACGCGAGCGCGCTGGCTTTGAGGTTCGGGATGTCCATCCCACCCATTATGGCCGCATTTGTCCCGTCGAAACGCCGGAAGGTCCCAATATCGGTTTGATCGCATCACTGTCGACCTACGCGCGCGTGAACGAATATGGGTTCGTCGAGACCCCCTATCGCGCGGTCAAAGAGGGAAAAGTAAGCGAAGAGGTTCGCTGGTTTAGCGCGCTCGAAGAAGAGGGTAACTACATCGCTCAGGCCAACGCCGAGGTTGATGCAAAAACCGGCAAGCTGATCAACAATCTGGTGAGCGCACGTTACAATGGTGAGTTTGTTATGGTTCCTCCAGAACAAATCACCTTGATGGACGTCTCTCCGAACCAGTTGGTGTCGGTAGCAGCATCCCTGATTCCGTTCTTGGAGCATGACGATGCCAATCGCGCACTCATGGGCTCTAACATGCAGAGGCAGGCGGTACCTTTGATTGAAACCCACGCACCCCTTGTGGGCACCGGTCTGGAGAGCCGCGTGGCGCGTGATTCGGGTGTGTGTGCCGTTGCGCGGCGGGACGGTGTGGTGGATTCCGCCGATGCCTCTCGCATCGTAGTACGGGTCGAGGGTGAGGGCGGAGAGTTCCCGGACATCTATCGCTTACAGAAGTTTCAGCGTTCCAACCAAAACACCTGTTACAATCAAAAGCCCATCGTCCGTCCGGGCGACAAGGTAAAGGTGGGCGATGTGCTGGCCGATGGTCCCGCGTGTGATCGTGGCGAGCTGGCGTTGGGGCAGAACGTGGTGGTGGCGTTCATGCCGTGGGGCGGATACAATTTCGAGGATTCCATCCTGATCTCAGAGAGACTGGTGAAGGACGATGTCTATACGTCCGTGCACATCGAGGAGTTCGAGTGCGTGGCTCGGGACACCAAACTCGGGAAAGAAGAAATCACCCGCGACATCCCCAACGTCGGTGAAGAAGCCCTAAAAGACCTCGACGAATCCGGCATTATTCGCATCGGGGCCGAAGTAGGCCCGGGAGATGTTCTGGTGGGGAAGGTCACCCCCAAGGGCGAAACTCAGCTTTCTCCTGAAGAGAAGCTCTTGCGTGCCATTTTTGGTGAGAAAGCGGGGGATGTGCGCGATAGCTCCCTGCGCGTTCCACCCGGGGTGGGCGGCATTGTCATCAACGCGCGCGTCTTTTCGCGCAAGGGGACGGAAAAAGACGATCGCACGCGGACCATAGAAGAGCTTGAGCGACAGAAGCTTGAAAAAGATATGGCCGATGAGATCAAAATCATTCGCACGTCGGCGCACGCGCGACTCAAGAAGCTCCTGATAGGGAAAACCACGACGGGAAAGCTTGTGGATGACAAAGGCAAAGTCCTCATTGCCAAGGGAGTCAAACTTACAGAGGAAGAATTAAACGGAGCGCCCCTTCGGCATTGGAAACACATTGAGATCGATAAGGGTCAGGACCGTATCGAACGCATTCTCAATCAACTTGAGGAGCAGATAGCGGCCATTGAGAGTATCGGCAAAGAAAAGATCGAAAAATTGTCGAGAGGCGATGAATTGCCGCCCGGCGTTATAAAAATGGTGAAGGTGTATATCGCCATCAAACGCAAGCTGCAGGTGGGGGACAAGATGGCAGGCCGCCACGGCAACAAGGGCGTGGTCAGTCGTATTTTGCCCGAAGAAGACATGCCTTACCTAGAGAACGGCACCCCCGTTGACATTGTCCTCAATCCGCTCGGCGTTCCCAGTCGTATGAATGTGGGTCAAATACTCGAAGCCCATTTGGGGTGGGCTGGATACCTTTTGGGTAAGAAGATCGACAATATGCTCAACGAGTCAGGTGTCACCCCGGAGCGTGCCCGGGAACAAATGACAAAGCTCCTCAAGCGTGGGCCAGCAAGAGAGCTGTTGGAAAGTTTGCCAGACAAGGAAGTGCTTAAGCTGGCCTCCAAGTTTGCAGAAGGCTTTTATTTTGCAACCCACGTATTTGACGGCGCCAATGAAGCGGAAATACGAGACGAGCTAGCCTTCGCGGGGGCCGCTACCAATGGCCAGAGCGTGCTTTTTGACGGCCGGTCAGGAGAGGCGTTTGATGAGGACGTGACCGTAGGGATTATGTATATGTTAAAACTCCACCATTTGGTGGATGACAAGATACATGCCCGCAGTATCGGGCCGTACTCTCTGGTGACTCAACAGCCTTTGGGCGGCAAGGCGCAGTTTGGCGGCCAGCGCTTGGGGGAGATGGAAGTCTGGGCGATGGAGGCATACGGCGCTGCGTATGCCTTGCAGGAATTTCTGACGGTCAAATCGGACGATGTGCAAGGGCGCACCCGCATGTATGAAGCAATCGTCAAGGGGGAGCACTCGCTTGAAGCGGGGGTTCCCGAGAGCTTCAATGTGTTGGTGAAAGAGCTACAGGCACTGTGTCTCAATGTCGAGCTAATGGAGCAAAGCGTGGCTATGGAGAAGATGGATAAAACGTTCGTGTCGGAGGAGGGCTAA